One Plasmodium cynomolgi strain B DNA, chromosome 12, whole genome shotgun sequence genomic region harbors:
- a CDS encoding protein disulfide isomerase (putative) gives MYGILFKNDDFDQYFFLIDNNVSILYNPGYSVEEKKKELTKWIQKKIEPLVIKFSEYYFPLFFSNDTVTLFILYNDIRDLNKADIIKCAKKYPNITFSVSGNKEVYEKRLLNELLIEKVKKPVMRITQFKNHFPVPYKYRPISDAVEINEQSIDQFVQDYLNEKKHFYRKSERALPDEFNHGYIKIIVADTYDEYVFDNTKNVVVLFYAPWCGHCYKFEPVYREIGKRLKIYGKKFKDYKNDVVISKIDAVNNEIYDILIEGYPTIYLYTKENKKEPIRYIGPRTVENIISWICEKTNTNIDIQKFRNINLDDEQLFETYEEL, from the exons ATGTATGGAATTTTATTCAAGAATGATGATTTTGAtcagtacttttttttgattgATAATAATGTGAGTATTTTATACAATCCTGGCTACTctgtggaggaaaaaaaaaaggaattaacaaaatggatacagaaaaaaattgaacctttggttattaaattttctgagtattatttccccctttttttttcaaacgatACGGTTACTCTTTTTATCCTATACAACGATATACGTGACCTCAACAAGGCAGATATTATAAAGTGTGCGAAGAAGTACCCGAATATCACCTTCTCCGTGTCGGGGAACAAGGAGGTGTATGAGAAGAGGCTCCTCAACGAGCTACTTATCGAGAAGGTCAAAAAGCCAGTCATGCGAATTACCCAGTTTAAGAATCACTTCCCCGTTCCGTACAAGTACAGGCCCATCAGCGACGCCGTCGAGATAAACGAGCAG AGCATCGACCAATTCGTCCAGGACTACCTCAACGAAAAGAAGCACTTTTACCGAAAGAGCGAGAGAGCGCTACCGGACGAATTCAACCACggatacataaaaataatagtgGCCGACACCTACGATGAATACGTGTTTGACAACACCAAGAACGTCGTGGTGCTTTTCTACGCGCCCTGGTGCGGCCACTGCTACAAATTCGAGCCTGTGTATAGGGAAATCGGAAAGAGACTCAAGATatacggaaaaaaattcaaggaCTACAAGAACGACGTGGTCATTAGCAAAATCGACGCGGTCAACAACGAGATATACGACATCCTCATCG AGGGATACCCCACCATTTATCTGTACACAAAAGAGAACAAGAAGGAGCCTATCAGGTACATCGGCCCGAGGACCGTGGAAAACATCATTTCGTGGATTTGCGAAAAG accAATACCAACATAGACATACAGAAATTCCGTAACATCAATTTGGACGATGAGCAACTTTTCGAAACATATGAGGAGCTGTGA
- a CDS encoding hypothetical protein (putative) codes for MSHCVWELLSIEKSFITKSDRCETDPTYNSSQHFECHNARSADIRSEKVDYDYAEALSHHSKERNEKDKLKFEKIMHRFFISDISKYVKAYVKKNDSNIRSEIGITSSKGTKSEEERNWVNSYIYNFISYCLMTYNDCKHYIVITSSRNLIQKLTGTGYGYYGIYFTNGKKIGGLGNLFINIKQVRHISYSIMKTLQTRPSSDRSVSNNDETSSFTFAL; via the exons ATGTCTCATTGTGTGTGGGAACTCCTAAGCATCGAAAAATCGTTTATCACAAAAAGTGACAGGTGTGAAACAGACCCAACATACAATTCCTCCCAACATTTTGAATGTCACAATGCCCGCAGCGCGGATATAAGATCGGAAAAAGTGGACTACGATTACGCAGAGGCATTGTCTCACCACTCCAAGGAGAGGAATGAGAAGGACAAGCTAAAGTTTGAGAAAATTATGCACAGGTTTTTTATTTCAGACATTTCCAAGTATGTCAAGGCCTACGTGAAAAAGAATGACAGCAACATCCGGAGCGAAATAG GCATAACGTCCAGCAAAGGCACCAAATCGGAGGAAGAAAGGAACTGGGTCAACAGCTACATATACAACTTCATAAGCTACTGCCTCATGACCTACAACGACTGCAAGCACTACATCGTTATTACGAGCAGCAGAAATTTGATTCAGAAGTTGACGGGCACGG GATACGGCTACTACGGTATTTACTTCacgaacgggaaaaaaatcgGAGGGCTGGGCAATCTGTTCATCAACATAAAGCAAGTGAGGCACATAAGTTACAGCATCATGAAGACCCTGCAGACGAGGCCCTCCTCGGACAGATCCGTGTCAAACAATGACGAAACAAGCAGCTTCACATTTGCGCTTTAG
- a CDS encoding hypothetical protein (putative), translating to MATYTFCLFAGLYNKIELKVKNISVFIYIERGGGSEESSNGGRRHDFFLHVVKETLMMYLKMHVFRARLEESNFIQFMILNTYKYAGEENHNCVTLLMSMVMGSTPSCKEGRKNLEEDFQKRVSLVKLIVHEIFHSFWGNCLYFKKAKYLWFKEGLTRYYELRLCEFVLSKISRLASCRWKLTLWFTLEYHFYVLLVDTLNVYNHALDFSRGGKRKCREEMYEKDIHHFYNTLTYNKGMNIFKIINVMTRPYFSLIMNLLFYTFYNFSINSRKFFKFFHFFFHLFHVKPFFLNCYAYEKCVHIVKALIRRKRKFSFNQLPRIVGSAMRSTRRGGRLRRDKAVLCGGQETVCRSFFTYLLSSSFLKRPFKKRFQAYCIEEAINSGRKSIRSSKRKRIKRLWPRRGRKNRRGKITSCGRVQPVLRRTPQKGAASKKATASKKAGTSQKEAASQKAVSSQKEAAPPKRSYPLQEIVQTYIKVVGPPKIFLKFFKNKNKLLITQKHFYYDNYEQTFKETRVLFHVPLIFTVGRKVYKVLLTRRYALIDILRGNEKSLTERKTSQLNGEKNTFTMSTKNVSYFSFHFVDIFSFKFILNSIKCNLCSKADIIHIITNVFLSLLVRLKSLKQVRYLNALVSRQVFLLYKFFKETRRTKGEVHIVGMILCEEFFKCYAHFSSYFSKIEDRKLKKEINRELRSCEQFDYLRDEVEFVFKDFRNYLSKIFFFYKESITQLL from the exons ATGGCTACCTACACATTTTGCTTGTTCGCCGGATTATACAACAAAATAGAGCTAAAGGTGAAAAACATTTCcgtttttatatacatagaaaggggaggaggatcTGAAGAAAGTAGcaatggaggaagaagacacGACTTTTTCCTACACGTGGTGAAAGAAACACTAATGATGTATTTGAAGATGCATGTTTTCCGAGCTAGGTTGGAAGAGAGTAACTTTATCCAGTTCATGATTTTAAACACGTATAAATATgcaggagaagaaaatcACAACTGTGTCACTCTGTTGATGTCAATGGTTATGGGAAGTACACCCTCCTGTAAGgaaggtagaaaaaatttggaggaaGACTTCCAAAAAAGGGTTTCATTAGTCAAACTAATTGTGCATGAAatttttcactccttttGGGGAAACTGCCTTTATTTTAAGAAGGCAAAATATCTGTGGTTCAAAGAGGGGCTTACCAGATACTACGAATTAAGACTGTGTGAATTTGTTTTATCTAAAATTAGCAGACTTGCTTCTTGCAGATGGAAATTAACCCTATGGTTCACGCTTGagtatcatttttatgtcctcCTTGTAGATACTCTGAACGTGTATAACCACGCTTTGGACTTTTCGAGGggcggaaaaagaaaatgcagaGAGGAAATGTACGAAAAGGAtattcaccatttttacaatacaCTAACTTACAACAAAGGaatgaatattttcaaaattatcaATGTGATGACGAGACCCTACTTCTCCCTCATCATGAATTTGCTTTTCTAcacattttacaatttttcaataaattcaagaaaattttttaaattttttcactttttttttcacctttttcatGTGAAGCCATTTTTCCTCAACTGTTATGCGTATGAAAAGTGTGTACATATTGTGAAGGCACTCAttagaaggaaaagaaaattctcATTTAATCAACTCCCCAGAATTGTTGGCAGTGCCATGAGGTCTACGCGCCGGGGGGGACGCCTACGACGTGACAAAGCAGTACTGTGTGGGGGCCAAGAGACAGTATGTAGGAGTTTCTTTACCTACCTTTTGagctcctcctttttgaagCGCCCTTTTAAGAAGCGCTTCCAGGCCTACTGCATAGAGGAGGCCATCAATTCTGGAAGAAAGTCAATTCGAAGTTCGAAACGGAAGAGAATTAAACGTTTATGGCCAcgcaggggaagaaaaaatagaagggggaaaataacatCATGTGGGAGGGTCCAACCAGTCCTCAGGAGAACACCTCAAAAGGGGGCCGCTTCGAAGAAGGCGACCGCTTCGAAAAAGGCGGGAACTTCCCAAAAGGAGGCCGCTTCCCAAAAGGCGGTCTCTTCCCAAAAGGAGGCCGCTCCCCCAAAACGCAGCTACCCCTTGCAGGAAATAGTACAAACGTACATAAAAGTAGTTGGGCCgcctaaaatatttttgaagttttttaaaaataaaaataaattgctaATAACGCAGAAGCATTTCTACTATGACAATTACGAGCAGACGTTTAAAGAGACGCGTGTGCTTTTCCACGTGCCACTTATCTTCACAGTGGGGCGTAAAGTGTACAAGGTGCTTCTAACCAGGAGGTATGCCCTGATAGATATTCTAAgggggaatgaaaaaagcCTTACTGAAAGAAAAACAAGTCAAttaaatggagaaaaaaacacattcaCCATGAGTACGAAGAATGTCTCGTACTTTTCCTTCCACTTTGttgatatattttcatttaaatttattttaaattcgaTAAAGTGTAACCTATGTAGTAAGGCGGACATAATTCACATAATCACCAACGTTTTTTTGAGTCTTTTGGTACGCCTCAAGAGTTTGAAGCAGGTTCGATACTTAAACGCATTGGTTTCTAGGCAGGTGTTCTTG ttgtataaatttttcaaagaaaCGAGACGCACAAAGGGTGAAGTTCACATCGTTGGGATGATCCTGTGCGAGGAATTCTTCAAGTGTTATGCCCATTTCAGCTCGTACTTCTCCAAAATTGAAGACCGAAAattgaagaaagaaataaacagGGAGCTACGATCATGTGAGCAGTTCGATTATCTGCGTGACGAAGTTGAATTCGTATTTAAAGACTTCAGGAATTACCTGTccaagattttttttttctacaaagAATCTATCACTCAGCTGTTGTGA
- a CDS encoding hypothetical protein (putative), which produces MRFKSRYVNLGVLLLVFLFCMNKCKGYILNINVVDKDDLFIFLYKNEHLLAASYYNFKPSYFFSVEEGEINIDMTITFRENKLVKKKNKNQEILAKANKNSINILNNFNVDREYFHKKGITRRGAETKESSKIIEGTSNSEDYTNGNINNEGSTGRNNSKSKNLFLVLITADQWLNYIRLKNKLEPSLKNEENYIFTSHFNCIKRYPLEEGNIKKKIQISQKNRYMLFLINNNKLKIDLKGNIVFYDYKTKHLSHDFLFIPNVLYLTTYILLLLVVILTLYFIKYREKTDIFMILNMLFFLLSTYFNYKNVSFIRERGYMYLYFWVSANILKKIQEIISFIIYLQVSLGDMYIRSHLSRIEIQFMICFSVISFYTGIFEIFLGNFQAPRYILQAFAYLFIFIAINFTSTFLSARLSEENLSFHVAELYKKYDIYK; this is translated from the exons ATGAGATTTAAATCGCGCTATGTTAACCTAGGTGTACTACTCCtggtgtttttattttgcatgaACAAATGTAAGGGGTACATTCTAAACATAAATGTTGTGGATAAGGATGacttgtttatttttttgtacaaaaatgagcatttGTTAGCGGCCAGTTACTACAATTTTAAGCcgtcgtattttttttccgtcgaGGAAG gcGAAATAAACATTGACATGACAATCACCTTCCGGGAGAACAAactggtgaagaaaaaaaacaaaaatcaaGAAATTTTGGCaaaggcaaataaaaactCCATTAACATTCTGAACAACTTCAATGTGGACAGAGAgtattttcacaaaaagggaatcaCAAGGAGGGGAGCAGAGACGAAGGAGTCTTCTAAGATCATCGAGGGAACATCCAACTCGGAGGATTACACAAATGGGAATATCAACAATGAAGGAAGCACAGGGAGGAATAACTCCAAGTCGAAAAATCTTTTCCTTGTTCTGATAACGGCGGACCAATGGCTCAACTACATAAGGCTGAAGAATAAACTGGAGCCGTCcttaaaaaacgaagaaaattatatttttacgtcCCATTTTAATTGCATTAAAAGATACCCACTAGAAGAAggcaacataaaaaaaaaaatacaaattagCCAGAAGAACAGATATATGTTGTTCCtgataaataataacaaattaaaaattgactTAAAAGGAAACATCGTTTTTTATGATTACAAAACGAAACATTTGTCTCATGACTTTCTTTTCATTCCCAATGTGCTTTACCTTACCACCTACATTTTGCTACTTCTGGTTGTCATTcttacattatattttattaagtACCGGGAGAAAACGGACATTTTTATGATCCTaaatatgcttttttttctcctctccacttattttaattacaaaaacgTGAGCTTTATTCGGGAACGGGGGTACATGTACCTTTATTTCTG GGTGTCGGCaaacattttgaagaaaatccaggaaataatttccttCATCATATATCTGCAGGTCTCCCTGG GTGACATGTACATTCGAAGTCACCTAAGCCGAATAGAGATTCAGTTCatgatttgtttttccgtCATTTCGTTTTATACGGGcatatttgaaatatttctGGGGAACTTCCAG GCCCCGCGGTACATACTACAAGCCTTCGCCTACCTGTTCATCTTCATTGCGATTAACTTCACGTCGACGTTCCTTTCG GCCCGCCTATCAGAAGAAAACTTATCCTTTCACGTCGCAGAGCTGTATAAGAAATATGACATTTATAAGTAA
- a CDS encoding histone deactylase (putative): MKITKEKRNIRLEYELDKMKKKKKDNVLILNIINSKINYICYILKSDHRDMINDVSYENKSSLETCFYYCKSYITFLVLYYPYIHSYLKCLRSNNLRIYRNFYKSILNLPNNFYALMFKLKIVDELKRRDVQNSSNDYYQIGNDCGNGGSFPELLQLSRANFFDVFSKDSYIKILFSRIYVKKYHKRIFRILKIVLFYHSLPVFSFSPKFFRTYHKGRRRAGKNTFRAPPPGEGQNKGKREKKEKEGKREKKEKEGKREKKEKKEKREQIKETMKETKNLHKRLPFRRRYFKTPLFKHVEVPPIYLDDYDSSSTKLLVKKKLVKVRKKKKGGNEVENTFLSDSTESVSSDRSLSCLSNSEEEREVNAFLREEVNAPHEESDGIPPTHSNVGASVLEGGYPNMIHTHQDNIHFVESTPSEHLSDAPLEERNSTFQASNPRKGHPPQGLYMKENFLEFVRHERRKNKSKKEIEYTYGNYVLKDIQKYLRQERKTGPKREKKKIYLHEVWKDIIDFDETDDNKNTLIHKACLVSNAKIIFLLLRLNVNLMIYNDKSELPVHCTLYNCDAYLFLLLLHNTVEYLFFFYLNAYGGGGRREGRSPKVGASKKSIPMECPSNTGDAKQDDPTLKRELEEKEPEGKQTLVNEAHTEGTRGECPMGKANKRRVKYIKNGFFYHKKINSVFVTSVVKLYLSIMVKIIELGNFEFLKILYNYNKHIFCYILHRRDMCYFLCSFAWMYNCMNVFLRYCDEMLRCEVCVGVSRKRKNDEASRGGENSFVVRKNRLGEGNTQVEGAQNGEDQYEQCSSHSGENQGKKHSSHNVKNGGKKRSSLSGEDQDEQYISHSGEDQDEQYISHNVKGAHHVDSARIALEAKRRVRSFPVRKRIDRKNGVEIFYSNECSKHIFVPEPSDHPYVRNKIKTNIPENSSRLDVLISNKHGILKLNTFVNFKLKKVERKATANDILRVHDISYLKMLVRRIKRCNLDEYDDVSAYDNFLENTKKNKKNYLALSLDDLNGNPTYAVSDHIDVLKSSEIISGVCEEGASECMEGSHEVGSECFNWGVQWGNKPGGGEITSSMARDNTKGGEREAEMPSQSLSTGGKENPGGGGMQSKKWNSANNGKEKVEKLILLDNDTFVNKHSFNCALNASGVVLKAVDYVHRKKKKKKIFCVVRPPGHHLGTYGAAQFNLTDEDRAAGSQGFCLLNNIAIGMSYAKYKYERFERIAVIDFDIHHGNGTEQIIRNLGLKKIRINEYVDIYSWKGWKDKNDRKNVFFSSIHAFDGYFYPGTGNDTVELEPYIINVTLKKNMNEENFLNLFHDNILIHLFHFRPNLLFLSAGFDGHKLDFVNNGFVKKNTSTYFHMTNLILSLQNKLRFPIISVLEGGYNTSNDMASVFSLSVLEHLLSFYYNDAAFMVRRKGSHFARCAGMANEANRKPAAMTRTTTHCAKRGTLKFPHICVGKKKMDAMFKKYFSVFKEKTKETENLNLTKCVRDYESYLKHFVEKQNGVKMKVNSFLSKHRRHFDSLLYQRLAVHFCNLGQISLPFEAYFYRVMHHFRIFLDGSEVARMDDRELSSNSRELSTSSRELSSNSRELSTSSRELSSNSRELSSNSRELCTTSREFFSVLNSPSDLRDLDPVYLQRHPEIRFEVTNLWEPSRS, translated from the exons ATGAAGAtcacaaaggagaaaagaaacaTCAGGTTGGAGTACGAACtggacaaaatgaaaaaaaaaaaaaaagataatgtattgatattaaatattattaatagcaaaataaattatatatgctacattttaaaaagtgatcACAGGGATATGATTAATGACGTGAGCTACGAAAATAAGAGCTCACTTGAAACCTGCTTCTATTACTGCAAGTCTTATATCACCTTCCTAGTGCTGTACTATCCTTACATACACAGTTATTTGAAATGTCTGCGAAGTAACAACCTCAGAATATatcgaaatttttataaaagtattttaaatttacccaacaatttttatgcccTCATGTTTAAGTTGAAGATTGTTGATGAATTGAAGAGAAGGGATGTACAAAACTCCAGCAATGATTATTACCAGATTGGGAATGACTGTGGCAATGGGGGGAGTTTTCCTGAGCTGCTTCAACTCAGCAGGGCCAACTTCTTCGATGTATTCTCGAAAGAcagttatataaaaattttattttctcgcATTTACGTGAAGAAATACCACAAGCGGATTTTTAGGATTCTAAAAATTGTGCTTTTTTATCACTCCTTGccagttttttccttttcgcccAAGTTTTTCCGAACGTACCATAAGGGCAGACGGAGGGCGGGGAAAAATACATTCAgggctcccccccctggggagGGGCAGAACAAAGGGAAGcgagagaagaaggagaaggaggggaagcgagagaagaaggagaaggaggggaagcgagagaagaaggagaagaaggagaagcgagAGCAGATAAAGGAAACGATGAAGGAGACGAAGAACCTCCATAAGAGGCTGCCATTCAGGAGGAGGTACTTTAAGACGCCCCTTTTTAAACATGTAGAGGTACCCCCCATCTACTTGGACGATTACGACAGCAGCAGCACCAAATTgctggttaaaaaaaaactggtaAAAgttaggaagaaaaaaaaaggaggaaacgaAGTAGAAAATACGTTTCTGTCAGACAGCACCGAAAGTGTAAGCAGTGACAGGAGTCTAAGTTGTCTAAGCAACtcggaagaagaaagagaagTGAATGCCTTCTTGAGAGAAGAAGTGAATGCACCCCATGAGGAGAGCGATGGGATACCTCCAACGCATAGTAACGTTGGTGCGTCTGTGTTGGAGGGGGGCTACCCCAACATGATCCACACACATCAGGACAACATCCATTTTGTGGAATCTACTCCAAGTGAGCACCTATCAGATGCACCGCTCGAAGAAAGAAACAGTACCTTCCAGGCTTCTAACCCGAGAAAGGGTCATCCCCCCCAGGGACTATACATGAAGGAGAATTTCCTCGAATTTGTAAGACacgaaaggaggaaaaataaatcgaaAAAGGAGATCGAATATACGTATGGAAATTACGTACTGAAGGATATACAGAAGTATCTAAGACAGGAGAGGAAAACAGGACcaaagagggagaagaaaaaaatttatttgcatgaAGTGTGGAAGGACATAATCGATTTTGACGAAACGgatgataataaaaacacGCTCATACATAAGGCTTGCTTAGTGTCCAAtgcgaaaataatttttttacttctacGTTTGAACGTGAATCTGATGATTTATAATGACAAATCTGAGTTGCCCGTGCACTGTACTCTGTACAATTGCGACGCGTACCTTTTTCTCCTGTTGCTGCATAATACGGTCgagtatctttttttcttttatctaAACGCGTATGGTGGAGGCGGTCGAAGGGAGGGAAGGTCCCCAAAAGTGGGGGCCTCCAAAAAGTCAATTCCCATGGAGTGCCCCTCAAACACGGGGGACGCCAAACAGGACGACCCAACGTTGAAGCGCGAGttggaggaaaaggaaccaGAAGGGAAGCAGACCCTAGTGAACGAGGCGCACACTGAAGGGACGCGAGGGGAATGCCCCATGGGGAAGGCAAATAAACGTCGCGtaaaatacataaagaaCGGCTTCTTTtaccacaaaaaaattaacagcgTTTTTGTCACCTCCGTTGTGAAGCTGTACTTAAGCATAATGGTGAAAATTATCGAGTTGGGgaattttgaatttttaaaaatcttaTACAATTATaacaaacatattttttgttacattttgCATAGGAGGGACATGTGTTACTTTCTCTGCTCATTCGCTTGGATGTATAACTGTATGAATGTGTTTTTGAGGTACTGCGATGAGATGTTGCGGTGTgaggtgtgtgtgggggtgagtagaaaaaggaagaacgaTGAGGCTTCGCGAGGGGGAGAGAATTCCTTCGTGGTGCGGAAAAACAGGCTTGGCGAGGGGAATACGCAAGTGGAAGgggcgcaaaatggggaagaccAGTATGAGCAGTGCAGTTCGCACAGTGGGGAAAACCAAGGCAAGAAGCACAGCTCTCACAATGTGAAAAACGGAGGAAAGAAGCGCAGCTCGCTCAGTGGGGAAGACCAAGATGAGCAGTACATCTCGCACAGTGGGGAGGACCAAGATGAGCAGTACATCTCGCACAACGTGAAAGGAGCGCACCATGTGGACAGTGCTCGGATCGCACTCGAAGCGAAAAGAAGAGTCAGATCCTTCCCTGTGAGGAAGAGAATCGACCGGAAAAACGGAGTAGAGATATTTTACTCAAACGAGTGCTCCAAGCACATCTTCGTGCCAGAGCCAAGTGACCACCCCTACGTAAGGAACAAAATTAAGACCAATATTCCGGAAAACTCCAGCAGGTTAGATGTCCTAATATCGAATAAGCATGGCATATTAAAGCTGAACACGTTTGTTAACTTTAAGttgaaaaaggtggaaaggAAAGCAACGGCTAATGATATTTTAAGGGTGCACGATATTTCGTACCTCAAGATGTTAGTTAGAAGGATAAAGAGGTGCAATTTGGATGAATACGATGATGTGAGTGcttatgataattttttggaaaatacgaagaagaacaagaagaaTTACCTCGCCTTGTCGTTGGATGATTTGAATGGAAATCCTACTTATGCTGTGTCCGACCATATAGATGTTTTAAAGAGTAGCGAAATTATCAGTGGCGTTTGCGAAGAAGGGGCAAGCGAGTGTATGGAAGGGTCCCATGAGGTTGGCAGCGAGTGCTTCAATTGGGGCGTTCAGTGGGGGAACAaaccaggggggggagagataACCTCCAGTATGGCGAGGGACAacaccaaagggggggagagagaagCAGAAATGCCAAGTCAAAGCCTCAGCACAGGTGGGAAGGAAAACCCAGGAGGAGGTGGGATGCAAAGCAAAAAGTGGAACAGCGCAAataatggaaaggaaaaagtggaaaaattaattctgCTAGACAATGACACCTTTGTCAATAAACACTCATTTAACTGCGCACTGAATGCCAGTGGGGTGGTTTTAAAAGCGGTGGATTATGTACataggaagaagaaaaaaaaaaaaattttttgtgttgttaGACCCCCTGGTCATCACCTGGGAACTTACGGTGCTGCGCAATTTAATCTAACCGATGAAGATAGAGCAGCAGGAAGTCAAGGCTTCTGTTTGTTGAATAATATAGCCATTGGGATGTCCTACGCAAAGTATAAATATGAACGGTTCGAACGGATCGCCGTGATCGATTTTGACATCCACCACGGAAATGGAACGGAACAAATTATCCGAAACTtgggattaaaaaaaatcagaattAATGAGTATGTTGATATATATAGTTGGAAGGGATGGAAGGATAAGAATGACAGGAagaacgttttttttagttcTATTCACGCATTTGATGGGTACTTTTACCCAGGAACAGGAAATGACACAGTGGAGTTGGAACCCTACATCATTAATGTaactttgaagaaaaatatgaatgaagaaaattttctaaaCTTATTTCacgataatattttaattcatttatttcatttccgACCAAACCTACTTTTCCTATCTGCTGGTTTTGATGGACATAAACTCGATTTTGTCAACAACGGCtttgtgaagaaaaacacgTCAACCTATTTTCACATGACGAACCTGATTTTGTCACTTCAGAATAAATTGCGCTTCCCCATCATCAGTGTCCTCGAGGGAGGATACAACACTTCAAATGACATGGCATCCGTTTTTAGTTTGTCCGTTTTGGAACACCTGCTCTCGTTCTACTACAACGATGCGGCGTTTATGGTTCGTCGAAAGGGAAGTCACTTCGCTAGGTGCGCTGGCATGGCGAATGAGGCAAATAGGAAACCTGCTGCAATGACCAGGACTACTACACACTGCGCCAAACGAGGCACTCTGAAATTTCCACATATTTGCgtagggaagaaaaaaatggatgccatgtttaaaaaatatttttctgtttttaaAGAAAAGACGAAAGAAACTGAAAATTTGAACTTAACCAAATGTGTGAGGGATTATGAAAGTTATTTGAAGCATTTTGTTGAGAAACAAAACGGAGTGAAAATGAAGGTCAACTCTTTTCTCTCTAAACATAGGAGGCATTTTGATAGTTTGCTTTACCAACGGCTGgctgtacatttttgcaaccTGGGGCAGATATCCCTTCCATTTGAGGCCTACTTTTACCGAGTTATGCATCATTTTAGGATTTTCCTCGATGGAAGTGAAGTCGCCAGAATGGACGATAGGGAGTTGTCCTCCAACTCGAGGGAGCTGTCCACCAGCTCGAGGGAGCTGTCCTCCAACTCGAGGGAGCTGTCCACCAGCTCGAGGGAGCTGTCCTCCAACTCGAGGGAGCTGTCCTCCAACTCGAGGGAACTGTGCACCACCTCGAGGGAGTTCTTCTCCGTGCTGAACAGCCCGTCCGACTTGCGCGATTTGGACCCGGTCTATCTTCAGCG GCACCCCGAGATACGGTTTGAAGTTACTAACTTGTGGGAACCCAGCCGGAGTTGA
- a CDS encoding hypothetical protein (putative) has protein sequence MNYYNQKIINRGNNRNDNDDSNFGTNESNLNNPGSVTNPFVSKKIYEGGYNKPSNNVIPSAPFENNFYQSSAAPKGINFAQNSGGGSGSYNHNSVVTSPFNNPPSTNHDVDTSGESFFGSFISANKNKLKENEHKRVEDEEEEEEELPLLEELGINFDLISKRMKSVFMFYKIDDTLFENSDLSGPLIIVLALGFILLLAGKASFSYIYLIGIVSSLSIYLLLNMMSQSLTLDLYRTISMLGYALLPLVILSFISIIINLR, from the exons ATGAACTATTACAACCAGAAAATCATAAACAGGGGAAATAACCGAAATGATAATGACGACTCTAATTTCGGGACCAACGAAAGCAACCTAAATAATCCAGGAAGCGTTACAAACCCGTttgtaagtaaaaaaatttatgaaggTGGTTATAACAAGCCAAGCAACAATGTGATTCCGAGTGCCCcctttgaaaataatttctacCAAAGTAGTGCGGCACCAAAAGGTATCAACTTTGCACAGAAtagcggaggaggaagtggcAGCTACAATCACAATAGCGTGGTGACGAGCCCATTTAACAACCCGCCAAGTACCAACCACGATGTGGACACAAGCGGGGAATCCTTTTTTGGAAGCTTTATCtcagcaaataaaaataaattaaaagaaaatgagcaTAAACGAGTAGaggatgaagaggaggaggaagaagaactaCCCTTACTCGAAGAATTAGGAATCAATTTTGACTTAATTTCGAAAAGGATGAAATctgtttttatgttttacaA AATCGATGACACGTTGTTCGAAAATTCAGATTTATCCGGGCCGCTAATCATTGTCCTCGCGCTGGGGTTCATACTGCTGCTG GCCGGAAAAGCCTCCTTCAGTTACATCTACCTGATCGGAATTGTCAGCAGCCTGAGCATATATCTGCTTCTTAACATGATGAGccag AGTCTGACGCTGGACCTGTACCGCACGATAAGCATGCTGGGCTACGCACTGCTTCCGCTGGTCATTTTGTCCTTCATTTCAATAATTATCAATTTGaggtaa